One window from the genome of Plasmodium berghei ANKA genome assembly, chromosome: 3 encodes:
- a CDS encoding dynein light chain, putative has translation MSSENFSQNLKKHMQTLLIRKSNIPYHNQNNIVDIITGVLDKYTDANTNAIQVENAIKNIKEILDRTFGTGWICLIGESFSFNISAKEESFLFCFYQGYLAIVVYKC, from the exons atgAGTTCCGAAAATTTTTCGCAAAATTTGAAGAAGCATATGCAAACCCTATTAATAAGA AAATCTAATATTCCTTATCATAATCAGAATAATATTGTGGATATAATAACAGGAGTTTTAGACAAATATACTGATGCTAATACAAATGCTATACAAGTTGAa aatgctataaaaaatataaaagaaattttAGATAGAACATTTGGAACTGGTTGGATATGTTTAATTGGAGAATCTTTTTCGTTTAACATTTCAGCAAAG GAAGAGTcctttttgttttgtttttatcaGGGATATTTGGCAATAGTTGTATATAAGtgttaa
- a CDS encoding aspartate aminotransferase, putative, which translates to MEKHLNEIKEIEADEILKSINEYNADPYDKKVNLSIGVCADNNDKVQIFNSVLKAEQIITEKYKEKPYLLSNGGDTFSLLTQKLIFGEDSEYIKEKRISTIQTIGGTGAIAIILEFLKCFNMCNPSIYVTNIPYINHVNMIKSNGFNLKYINFFDHNLIDINYNLFLNDLKNIDNESVIFLQPSCYNPCSININSEYFEEITNIVLLKKHIIIFDIAYQGFGNGEIDNDVILIKQFQKKNIPFIVCQSFAKNMSLYGERAGALHIVCKNENEKKKILSSLLIITRRFYSSPTIHTNRLVCEILQNPNLKKEWLNELKQLSHHIANIRNLFFDKLQKIQNKYNLDYDWSVYKKQVGLFSYVPIFSDIFQSLKNHHIYIVKTGRINVSGITMSNIDYITEKICLCLSERAAS; encoded by the coding sequence ATGGAAAAGCATcttaatgaaataaaagagATTGAAGCAGatgaaattttaaaaagtatCAATGAATATAATGCAGATccatatgataaaaaagtGAATCTTTCTATTGGTGTTTGTGCagataataatgataaggttcaaatatttaatagtGTATTGAAAGCTgaacaaataataacagAAAAGTATAAAGAAAAACCATATTTATTAAGTAATGGAGGTGATACATTTAGTTTATTAACgcaaaaattaatatttggTGAAGATtctgaatatataaaagagAAAAGAATAAGTACAATACAAACTATAGGAGGTACAGGAGCTATAGCTATTATATTGGAGTTTTTAAAATGCTTCAATATGTGTAATCCATCGATATATGTTACAAATATTccatatataaatcatgttaatatgataaaatcaaatggatttaatttaaaatatataaatttttttgatcataatttaattgatataaattataatttatttttaaacgatttaaaaaatattgataatGAATCAGTTATATTCTTACAGCCTTCATGTTATAATCCTTgtagtataaatataaattcagaatattttgaagaaattacaaatatagttttattaaaaaaacatataattatttttgatattgCTTATCAAGGGTTTGGAAATGGAGAAATAGATAACGAtgtaattttaattaaacaatttcaaaaaaaaaatattccttTTATAGTTTGTCAATCTTttgcaaaaaatatgtcATTATATGGTGAACGTGCAGGTGCTTTACATATTGTGTgcaaaaatgaaaatgaaaaaaaaaaaattttaagtaGCTTGTTAATAATAACTCGTAGATTTTATTCATCTCCCACTATACATACAAATAGATTAGTTTGCgaaattttacaaaatcctaatttaaaaaaagaatggTTAAACGaattaaaacaattatCACACCATATAGCTAATATTaggaatttattttttgacaAATTACAgaaaattcaaaataaatataatttagaTTATGATTGGAGTgtgtataaaaaacaagTAGGCCTATTTTCTTATGTACCAATTTTTTCAGATATATTTCAAAGTCTAAAAAATCaccatatttatattgttaaaACTGGACGAATAAATGTGTCAGGAATAACGATGAGTAACATTGATTACATAACGGAAAAAATTTGCCTTTGCTTGTCAGAGCGAGCAGCTAGCTAA